From the genome of Vespa crabro chromosome 24, iyVesCrab1.2, whole genome shotgun sequence, one region includes:
- the LOC124432204 gene encoding A disintegrin and metalloproteinase with thrombospondin motifs 2-like has product MIFILNILLIIFVIQTSDGNDTQDVEIVMLPLWNTESVIEVPLAFKVFGQLIELRLRKNTKIIAPEFQVWTHNEENVLQELSHLNKPTPCHYLHIDGISSAAISLCQEHGIHGLIFLENSTLEITPMGDFNPLFFDYHFIGERSEAPLKDRVLHIVKRAYAPPITQDYYIRKNLQYEYYNLNISETNQILEKIERRQTNEDLTLELAIFLDETGYNTFAPFFDKDDEKIRDMLLAYINGIQALYHQSSLGKQIDISLVRMDIMHKQPSDLPNFGGERGSLLDSFCNYAKLHNPPDDKHPNHWDLGLYVSGLDFYAVEDGIKNTATMGLATVGGTCIDQYSCVIVELGVTNRFGKPYPSAGFTSVYIAAHEIGHNLGMHHDSIGNSCPRDGYIMSPSRGVQGETIWSECSREVVRALSRNKPCLLDKPTLEEDKSLDHRRFLDLPGKEWNAKKQCEILLLDKDATVATLHQVCQALQCKSPHRSGYYFAGPALDGTNCAPGRECRAGECLPAFQIAPGPGGGAFIREGGWSDWKVGPCSSGCLQRSKGARQRHRSCDNPLPINTEAGCEGWHYDVQLCKDDRLCKKKRKTITEFATIRCIEFSEILSELDGRGRGLQAIHESDRPWIACAIFCRRKDIMSYYTPRIELNDLGLDPYFPDGTWCHEEGGQDYFCRQHHCLPEDFRFAKKFLSDHKDEIELGLGLQNARSNEAKPSDRLIKYFSLGLDGLPLLTSLPANLTNLPPNDDELIDKDYIDLTKGQIR; this is encoded by the exons ATGATCTTCATATTGAATATTCTATtgattattttcgtcattcaGACATCAGATGGGAATGACACGCAGGACGTGGAAATTGTAATGTTACCATTATGGAATACAGAAAGTGTTATTGAG GTTCCATTAGCTTTCAAAGTCTTTGGACAACTCATCGAATTGAGATTACGTAAAAATACCAAGATAATAGCACCTGAATTCCAAGTTTGGACCCACAATGAAGAAAACGTTCTGCAGGAATTATCACATTTGAATAAACCGACTCCTTGTCATTATCTTCATATAGACGGTATCAGTTCAGCAGCTATAAGTCTTTGTCAAGAACATGGTATA CATGGACTTATCTTTTTGGAAAATAGTACTTTAGAAATTACTCCAATGGGGGATTTCAATCCTTTATTCTttgattatcattttatcggaGAACGTTCAGAAGCTCCTTTAAAAGATAGAGTACTGCACATCGTGAAAAGAGCTTATGCTCCTCCAATAACacaagattattatattaggaAGAATCTCCAGTATGAATActacaatttaaatatatccgAAACAAATCAGATACTTGAAAAAATTGAGAGAAGGCAAACGAATGAAGATTTAACATTAGAATTAGCTATTTTCCTCGACGAAACTGGATATAACACTTTTGCACCATTTTTTGATAAAGATGATGAAAAAATTCGTGACATGTTATTAGCATATATAAATGGAATACAAGCTCTTTATCATCAATCTAGTTTAGGAAAACAAATAGACATTTCTCTTGTACGAATGGACATAATGCATAAGCAACCATCCGATTTGCCAAACTTTGGTGGCGAAAGAGGTAGTTTATTAGATTCCTTTTGCAATTATGCAAAACTTCATAATCCTCCAGACGACAAGCATCCCAATCACTGGGATCTTGGGCTTTACGTATCCGGATTGGATTTTTATGCTGTTGAagatggaataaaaaatacagcAACAATGGGTTTGGCTACAGTAGGGGGTACATGTATTGATCAATACTCATGCGTTATTGTAGAATTAGGAGTTACAAATCGTTTTGGAAAACCATATCCATCTGCAGGCTTTACTTCGGTTTACATAGCTGCTCATGAAATTGGACACAA CTTAGGAATGCATCATGATTCTATTGGTAATTCCTGCCCAAGGGATGGCTACATAATGTCACCCAGCAGAGGAGTACAAGGAGAGACGATTTGGTCGGAATGCAGTCGCGAGGTAGTACGAGCTCTTTCTCGCAACAAACCATGCTTACTGGATAAACCGACGTTGGAGGAAGACAAATCCCTCGATCATAGACGATTTCTTGATCTTCCTGGTAAAGAATGGAATGCAAAAAAACAATGCGAGATACTTTTACTTGACAAAGATGCCACTGTCGCTACGCTACATCAAGTTTGTCAGGCTCTTCAATGTAAAAGTCCTCATAGAAGCGGATATTATTTCGCCGGTCCAGCGCTGGACGGTACTAATTGCGCGCCTGGAAGAGAATGTCGTGCTGGCGAATGTCTTCCGGCTTTTCAAATCGCGCCAGGGCCAGGAGGAGGAGCTTTTATACGCGAAGGAGGTTGGAGCGATTGGAAGGTAGGGCCTTGTAGCAGCGGCTGTTTACAGAGGTCGAAAGGAGCTCGACAAAGACATCGTTCTTGCGACAATCCGTTGCCAATTAATACCGAGGCTGGTTGCGAAGGATGGCACTACGACGTACAACTTTGCAAGGACGATAGACTTTGTAAGAAGAAGCGCAAAACCATAACCGAATTCGCCACGATCAGATGTATAGAATTTAGCGAGATCTTATCAGAATTGGACGGTAGAGGTAGAGGGTTGCAAGCTATTCACGAATCTGACAGACCATGGATTGCTTGTGCCATATTTTGTCGTCGTAAAGACATAATGTCATATTACACGCCGCGTATAGAATTAAATGACCTTGGCCTTGATCCGTATTTTCCAGACGGAACATGGTGTCACGAAGAGGGAGGTCAGGATTATTTCTGCCGTCAGCATCACTGCTTGCCAGAGGACTTTCGATTTGCAAAAAAATTTCTGTCCGATCATAAAGATGAAATAGAATTAGGATTAGGATTACAAAATGCACGTTCGAATGAAGCGAAACCATCGGAtcgattgataaaatatttcagtCTGGGACTCG